The Hahella sp. HNIBRBA332 genome window below encodes:
- a CDS encoding STAS domain-containing protein has protein sequence MSIETKVASDGSAVTIYIRGRFDFSVVNQFREAYEAHKQKTHFYIDMRQTEHMDSSALGMLLNMRSYLGPDAVKIEIVNCSPGIRKILEIAKFDKKFAIS, from the coding sequence ATGAGTATAGAAACCAAAGTCGCCTCGGACGGTTCCGCCGTCACTATCTACATTCGCGGACGTTTTGATTTCAGCGTGGTGAATCAGTTCCGGGAGGCCTATGAGGCCCATAAGCAAAAGACGCATTTTTACATCGACATGCGACAAACTGAGCACATGGACAGTTCGGCGTTGGGCATGTTGTTGAATATGCGCAGCTATCTGGGGCCCGATGCGGTCAAGATAGAAATCGTCAATTGCTCCCCCGGCATCCGTAAAATTCTGGAGATAGCGAAGTTTGACAAGAAGTTCGCCATAAGCTGA
- a CDS encoding methyl-accepting chemotaxis protein: protein MLSMTQNFMAKDPIVLAALGTGLATLCAGWLTSGLLSAGLFTASSLSFFASCLISDGKQNESKGEEERQRQSSERDFQNAIKEIDKYANGQLASISSDNRDLADTISNNIELLGQAFVSLSELANHQNELAKEIFERMKGKRNDPKKAAKNGGKNEIGDDNISIEFFAKSLDQVIGTYVDLLVNVSEKSVNAVHRIEDMVTHIDQMFSLLGNIQEIADQTDLLALNAAIEAARAGEAGRGFAVVADEVRRLSRTSSDLNTQIKDKANETKDAISKVRAIVGDVASLDMKDALNARSYIDQMLHTMREVNDEVNDAVGRMTQLTKEIKQSVDSSVRGLQFGDIAMQTSGRMMRRLETLNNAMHLQSEVCGKSARYTDVGKIRERLESLYADTSKHGSAKAAESGSDIELF, encoded by the coding sequence ATGCTTTCAATGACACAGAACTTTATGGCGAAAGATCCAATCGTATTGGCTGCTCTGGGAACAGGGCTAGCGACGCTCTGCGCTGGCTGGCTGACGTCCGGGCTGCTTTCGGCCGGATTGTTCACCGCCTCCAGCCTGTCGTTTTTTGCTTCCTGTCTGATTTCCGACGGTAAGCAGAATGAAAGCAAGGGAGAGGAGGAGCGACAGCGACAGAGCAGCGAGCGGGACTTCCAGAACGCGATTAAAGAAATCGACAAGTACGCCAACGGACAATTGGCTTCCATCAGCTCCGATAATCGCGATCTGGCGGACACGATCAGTAACAACATTGAATTATTGGGGCAGGCGTTCGTCTCATTGAGCGAACTGGCCAATCATCAGAATGAGTTGGCCAAAGAAATCTTCGAGCGGATGAAAGGCAAGAGGAACGACCCCAAGAAAGCCGCCAAGAACGGCGGCAAAAATGAAATCGGCGATGACAATATCAGCATCGAGTTTTTTGCTAAATCATTGGATCAGGTTATCGGAACCTATGTTGATCTGTTGGTCAACGTCAGTGAGAAAAGCGTCAATGCGGTGCATCGCATTGAGGATATGGTCACTCACATCGACCAGATGTTCTCCCTGCTGGGCAATATTCAGGAAATCGCTGATCAGACCGACCTGCTGGCGCTTAACGCGGCCATTGAAGCTGCTCGGGCGGGCGAAGCCGGGCGCGGCTTCGCGGTGGTGGCGGATGAAGTGCGGCGGCTGTCGCGCACTTCCAGTGATCTCAACACGCAGATTAAGGACAAGGCTAACGAAACCAAAGACGCCATCAGCAAAGTACGGGCGATTGTCGGGGATGTGGCTTCGCTGGATATGAAAGACGCGCTCAATGCGCGCAGCTACATTGACCAGATGCTGCACACCATGCGGGAAGTCAATGATGAAGTGAACGACGCCGTGGGCCGCATGACCCAGCTTACCAAGGAAATCAAACAGTCCGTGGACTCCAGCGTGCGCGGTCTGCAGTTTGGAGACATCGCCATGCAGACCAGCGGTCGCATGATGAGGCGTTTGGAGACGCTGAATAACGCCATGCATTTGCAGTCGGAAGTCTGCGGCAAAAGCGCCAGATATACGGATGTCGGCAAGATCAGAGAACGTTTGGAGTCTTTGTATGCCGACACCAGCAAGCATGGCTCCGCCAAGGCGGCGGAATCAGGTTCCGATATAGAGCTGTTTTAA
- a CDS encoding two-component system response regulator gives MGLKYAGLVIGTLPEPLQTASLSLLELQQSELNDAIEKINGGQWHAIILCVEQPLKEAQMTLGMLRQDTQIGDTPLICLTSDNSVEDTIALFNSGADDVIPTNTPSEEFIARINKAIINLIANRQLKSQLQFTHDVAMSAMTDSGDMGVNINFLLDSAECNNFDELGQRLFQALNNYDVRCSLQIRGRFEEKNMEPNGLSRDLESRLLRHFQDAGRLHSAGRRLFINFDQVSLLVKNMPLGDDRRCGRLRDNLFYLVQGMDSRVKALDDRRTTELQVEILKQLTSKAETVLNDIDKRYADVADKIISATENAAEQMVFALNTLGLSEDQEHSIMSIIDNAIFTTNDIFHQGLRVNPGDRQLIQKISEIMKLPPEELNRALEQFSLE, from the coding sequence ATGGGTTTGAAATACGCAGGTCTAGTCATAGGCACGCTACCCGAGCCCCTGCAGACAGCCAGCCTGAGCCTACTGGAATTGCAACAAAGCGAACTGAATGACGCCATTGAAAAGATCAACGGCGGCCAATGGCATGCGATCATTCTCTGTGTGGAGCAACCCCTGAAAGAGGCGCAAATGACGCTCGGCATGTTGCGCCAGGATACCCAGATCGGCGACACCCCTCTGATATGCCTGACCTCGGACAACAGCGTCGAAGACACCATTGCGTTGTTCAATTCCGGCGCAGACGATGTCATTCCCACCAACACGCCATCGGAAGAGTTCATCGCCCGCATCAACAAGGCCATCATCAACCTGATCGCCAACCGCCAGCTCAAGTCGCAATTGCAGTTCACTCATGACGTCGCCATGTCCGCCATGACCGATAGCGGGGATATGGGCGTCAACATCAACTTCCTGCTGGATTCCGCCGAATGCAATAACTTCGACGAATTAGGCCAACGCCTGTTCCAGGCGCTGAATAATTACGACGTGCGCTGCAGCCTGCAGATTCGCGGGCGTTTCGAAGAGAAAAACATGGAGCCCAACGGCCTCTCCCGGGATCTGGAAAGCCGTCTGCTGCGACATTTCCAGGATGCAGGACGCCTGCACTCCGCTGGACGCCGCCTGTTCATCAACTTCGACCAAGTGTCGCTGCTGGTGAAAAACATGCCTCTGGGGGACGATAGACGTTGCGGACGTCTGCGGGACAACCTGTTCTATCTGGTGCAGGGCATGGACAGCCGGGTAAAGGCGCTGGACGACCGCCGCACCACTGAACTACAGGTGGAGATACTCAAGCAACTGACTTCCAAGGCGGAGACGGTGCTGAATGATATCGACAAGCGCTATGCGGACGTGGCGGACAAAATTATCAGCGCCACGGAAAACGCCGCCGAGCAGATGGTGTTCGCCTTGAATACCTTGGGGCTATCGGAAGACCAGGAACACTCCATCATGTCGATCATCGACAACGCCATCTTCACCACCAACGATATCTTCCATCAGGGTCTGCGGGTCAACCCGGGGGATCGTCAGCTGATCCAGAAGATATCCGAAATAATGAAGCTGCCTCCCGAAGAACTGAACCGCGCCTTGGAGCAGTTCAGCCTGGAGTAG
- a CDS encoding TraR/DksA C4-type zinc finger protein: MQQSHIKNRLSEHLSELITRLEDITRDLTSEHSADSAEQAQERENDDVLNALKVETEIEINQVKKALQRLQQGDYGVCVACGEEIPESRLQVLPFAELCVSCASKSE, from the coding sequence ATGCAGCAGTCCCATATCAAGAACAGATTGTCCGAACACCTGTCCGAACTTATTACGCGTCTGGAAGACATTACTCGCGACCTCACGTCGGAGCATTCGGCGGATTCGGCTGAGCAGGCGCAGGAACGGGAAAACGACGACGTGCTGAATGCGCTCAAAGTCGAGACGGAAATCGAAATCAATCAGGTGAAAAAGGCCCTGCAACGATTGCAGCAGGGAGATTACGGCGTCTGTGTCGCATGCGGGGAGGAAATTCCCGAGTCCCGCCTGCAGGTGTTGCCTTTCGCAGAACTGTGCGTCAGTTGCGCCAGCAAGTCTGAATAA
- the yjjX gene encoding inosine/xanthosine triphosphatase, with translation MEVIVASVNPVKVNAARNGFNRCFPGSQIHCVSAKTESGVASQPLTDEETLQGALNRVQAAREAHPSADYWVSFEGGVDRIRSQLFAVAWVAVGHGDDISYARSAALPLPQAVVEMMDQGMELGEANDRLFGTQNSKQQTGAIGLLTRELLSRESLYADTLILALTRFTLPEVRI, from the coding sequence ATGGAAGTCATCGTAGCCTCCGTCAATCCAGTCAAAGTCAATGCGGCGCGCAACGGCTTCAATCGTTGTTTTCCCGGTTCGCAGATACACTGCGTCAGCGCTAAAACTGAATCCGGCGTCGCGTCTCAACCCCTCACTGATGAGGAAACCCTGCAAGGCGCCCTGAACCGGGTGCAAGCGGCGCGGGAAGCGCATCCTTCCGCAGATTACTGGGTCAGCTTTGAAGGCGGCGTCGACCGGATTCGCTCCCAACTGTTCGCGGTCGCCTGGGTGGCGGTGGGACACGGAGACGATATCAGTTACGCGCGTTCAGCAGCGCTGCCGTTGCCGCAAGCCGTCGTCGAGATGATGGATCAGGGAATGGAGCTGGGAGAAGCCAACGACCGGTTATTCGGAACGCAAAACAGCAAGCAACAGACCGGCGCAATCGGACTGCTGACCCGAGAGTTGCTCAGCCGCGAAAGCCTGTACGCAGACACGCTGATCCTGGCGCTGACCCGCTTTACGCTTCCTGAGGTTCGGATTTAA
- a CDS encoding RNA-binding protein, giving the protein MNIYVGNLSYQVTEDDLREVFAAYGDISSVNIIRDRDTGQSKGFGFVEMSDHGQAEEAIQKLNESNLKGRNMKVNEARPREEKPKRNFRPRH; this is encoded by the coding sequence ATGAATATTTATGTTGGGAACCTGTCCTACCAGGTAACAGAAGACGATTTGCGGGAAGTGTTCGCAGCCTATGGCGATATCAGCAGCGTCAATATCATCCGCGATAGAGACACCGGCCAATCCAAAGGATTCGGTTTCGTAGAAATGTCCGATCACGGACAGGCGGAAGAGGCGATTCAGAAGCTTAATGAAAGCAACCTGAAAGGCCGTAACATGAAAGTTAACGAGGCCCGTCCCCGGGAAGAAAAGCCAAAGCGTAATTTCAGACCTCGCCACTAA
- the malG gene encoding maltose ABC transporter permease MalG, with product MAMVQPRSVRYRVWATHFGLLCFIGIILFPLLMVVSISFRTGNFATGSLLPENPSLEHWALALGIPYTQADGTVLQPPFPVLLWLWNSIKIAVISSALILLLSTTSAYAFARLRFKFKGVVLKSMLIFQMFPPVLSLVALYALFDQIGNHVSWLGIDTHGAVILASLGGMALHIWTIKGYFESIDRSLEEAAIVDGATTWQAFRYILLPLSVPILAVVFILAFVMNIMEYPIASILLLDVNNLTLAVGAQQYLYEQNYLWGDFAAAAVLSGLPITLIFLYCQKWIVGGLTAGGVKG from the coding sequence ATGGCGATGGTGCAGCCGCGTTCAGTGCGCTATCGGGTCTGGGCGACCCACTTCGGACTACTGTGCTTTATCGGGATCATCCTGTTCCCCCTATTGATGGTGGTGTCGATCTCCTTCCGCACCGGCAACTTCGCAACCGGCAGTCTGCTGCCGGAAAATCCATCGCTGGAGCATTGGGCGCTGGCGCTGGGCATTCCCTACACGCAGGCGGATGGGACCGTGCTGCAGCCGCCGTTTCCGGTGTTGTTGTGGCTGTGGAACTCCATCAAGATCGCGGTGATCTCCTCGGCGTTGATCCTGTTGCTGTCCACCACCAGCGCTTATGCGTTCGCCCGTCTGCGCTTCAAGTTCAAGGGTGTGGTCCTGAAATCCATGTTGATCTTCCAGATGTTCCCGCCGGTGCTGTCGCTGGTCGCGTTGTACGCGTTGTTCGATCAGATCGGCAACCATGTGAGCTGGCTCGGCATCGATACCCACGGTGCGGTGATTCTGGCATCGCTGGGGGGCATGGCGTTGCATATCTGGACGATCAAAGGCTATTTCGAATCTATTGACCGCTCGCTGGAGGAGGCCGCCATCGTCGACGGCGCTACTACCTGGCAGGCGTTCCGATATATCCTGCTGCCGCTGTCGGTGCCCATTCTCGCGGTGGTGTTTATCCTCGCCTTCGTGATGAACATCATGGAGTACCCGATCGCCTCCATCCTGTTGTTGGATGTGAACAACCTGACCTTGGCGGTGGGCGCTCAGCAGTACCTCTATGAGCAGAACTACTTGTGGGGAGATTTTGCGGCGGCGGCGGTGCTGTCGGGGCTTCCCATCACGCTGATTTTTCTTTATTGCCAGAAATGGATTGTGGGTGGACTCACTGCAGGTGGGGTGAAAGGGTAA
- the malF gene encoding maltose ABC transporter permease MalF yields MLTHALSSPVVDNKRPMTKAVFKWAAVGAVLLLALYLTVALYAQNQTAFALLFLVIIGSAAYIFSSPKAYAHRYIYPSIAGMVAFIIFPLLYTVGIGFTNYSASNLLSQERVLEQLLSQRFQTGEERYDFKLYPTDDKFVMRLESPAGQSWASAPFSFSELQNNALAVAPVEQAAPDTQPLAIKDVIKLKEELKSLSVNLAGGASLSLAGLRNFAPMQSLYGLRDDGSLVNQQTGVVYAPNQDIGFYEGPQGETLSPGWTVTIGWDNYVQVVTDSSIRGPFIEIFVWTLAFATMTVLFTLAVGLVLANILQWDQLKGKGFYRMMLILPYAVPAFISILVFKGLFNQNFGEINLVLENLFGVRPDWFSDPALARTMILIVNTWLGYPYMMLLCMGLLQAIPRDLYEASAMDGATPLDNLFRITLPQIIKPLMPLLIASFAFNFNNFVLIALLTGGAPDIIGATTPAGTTDLLVSYTYRIAFQDSGQNFGLAAAIATAIFILVGSLSLINLKLSKIKV; encoded by the coding sequence ATGCTAACTCACGCCCTTTCGTCACCTGTTGTAGATAACAAGCGACCCATGACAAAAGCAGTTTTCAAGTGGGCGGCGGTCGGAGCCGTACTGTTATTGGCTCTATATTTGACTGTCGCACTGTACGCCCAGAACCAGACCGCCTTCGCGCTGTTGTTTCTGGTGATAATCGGATCGGCCGCTTATATCTTCAGCAGTCCGAAAGCATATGCACATCGCTATATTTATCCCTCCATCGCCGGCATGGTGGCGTTTATTATTTTCCCCCTGTTGTACACCGTCGGCATAGGTTTCACTAATTACAGCGCCAGTAACCTGCTGTCTCAGGAACGGGTGCTTGAGCAGTTGCTCAGCCAGCGTTTTCAGACTGGCGAAGAAAGATACGATTTCAAACTCTATCCAACGGACGACAAATTTGTCATGCGCCTGGAGAGCCCTGCGGGACAAAGCTGGGCGTCCGCCCCATTCAGCTTCAGTGAACTGCAGAACAATGCATTGGCGGTGGCCCCGGTCGAGCAGGCTGCGCCGGATACGCAACCGCTGGCGATTAAAGACGTCATCAAGCTGAAAGAAGAGCTGAAAAGCCTGTCCGTCAATTTGGCGGGCGGCGCTTCGTTAAGCCTCGCCGGGCTGCGTAATTTCGCGCCTATGCAATCGCTGTACGGCCTGCGTGACGACGGCAGCCTGGTGAATCAACAAACTGGCGTGGTGTATGCGCCGAATCAGGACATCGGTTTCTACGAAGGTCCTCAGGGCGAGACGCTGTCACCGGGCTGGACGGTCACCATCGGCTGGGACAACTATGTGCAGGTGGTTACCGACTCCAGTATCCGCGGCCCTTTCATTGAGATCTTCGTGTGGACGCTGGCTTTCGCCACCATGACCGTCTTGTTCACTCTGGCGGTGGGTCTGGTGCTGGCGAATATCCTGCAATGGGATCAGCTCAAGGGCAAAGGCTTCTATCGCATGATGCTGATCCTGCCCTATGCAGTACCGGCCTTTATTTCTATCCTGGTGTTCAAAGGGTTGTTCAACCAGAACTTCGGTGAGATCAACCTGGTGCTGGAGAACCTGTTTGGCGTGCGTCCGGACTGGTTTAGCGATCCGGCATTGGCGCGCACCATGATCCTGATCGTCAATACCTGGCTGGGCTATCCCTATATGATGCTGCTGTGCATGGGATTGTTGCAGGCGATTCCCCGCGATCTGTATGAAGCCTCCGCCATGGACGGAGCCACCCCGCTGGATAACCTGTTCCGTATTACTTTGCCGCAGATCATCAAGCCTTTGATGCCTTTGTTGATCGCCAGCTTTGCATTCAACTTCAACAACTTCGTGTTGATTGCTCTGTTGACCGGCGGCGCGCCGGACATCATCGGCGCCACCACCCCAGCGGGCACTACTGATCTATTGGTCAGCTACACCTACCGTATCGCTTTCCAGGATTCCGGGCAGAACTTCGGTCTGGCGGCGGCTATCGCTACGGCGATCTTCATCCTGGTGGGTTCGCTGTCGCTGATCAACCTCAAGTTGTCCAAGATAAAGGTATAG
- the malE gene encoding maltose/maltodextrin ABC transporter substrate-binding protein MalE — MKAWQKLVGSVAASLLVSAGAVSSAHADIEEGKLVVWINGDKGYNGLQQVGDWFAKDTGIEVSVAHPDNVTDKFQQAAATGNGPDIFIWAHDRFGEWAKSGLISPLNPSKKIKDETVDFTWDAVSWNGKVYGYPIALEAVGLIYNKDLVPTPPATFDDVMALDKKLAADGKHAILWDYNNTYFSWPLFASNGGYPFKKNGAGYDVKDTGVNNAGSKSAANLIKQLIDQGMMPKGADYGVMESKFNKGEVAMMINGPWAWGNLKKSGINFGVATIPSVNGEPGKPFTGVLAAAINSASPNKELAIEFIENYMLNLKGLKMVNDDVPLGAVANKAFMKELSADPNIAATFKNAEMGEPMPNVPEMGAFWSSMGPALQNITSGRQSVDEALDMAAKRIIR, encoded by the coding sequence ATGAAAGCTTGGCAAAAGCTTGTCGGCTCAGTCGCAGCCTCATTGCTAGTGTCGGCCGGAGCGGTTTCGAGCGCGCATGCCGATATCGAAGAAGGGAAACTGGTTGTCTGGATAAATGGCGACAAAGGTTACAACGGACTACAGCAAGTCGGCGATTGGTTTGCGAAAGACACCGGCATCGAGGTGAGCGTCGCCCACCCTGATAATGTCACCGATAAATTCCAACAGGCCGCCGCTACCGGCAACGGGCCTGATATTTTCATTTGGGCTCACGACCGTTTTGGCGAGTGGGCGAAGTCCGGTTTGATCTCTCCGCTGAATCCTTCCAAGAAAATCAAAGACGAAACTGTCGATTTCACTTGGGACGCGGTGAGCTGGAACGGCAAAGTCTATGGTTACCCTATCGCGCTGGAAGCGGTAGGTCTGATCTACAACAAAGATCTGGTCCCCACGCCCCCCGCTACATTTGACGACGTCATGGCGCTGGACAAGAAACTGGCGGCGGACGGCAAGCACGCCATTCTGTGGGATTACAACAACACCTACTTCTCCTGGCCTCTGTTCGCCTCCAATGGCGGCTATCCCTTTAAAAAGAACGGCGCAGGCTATGACGTCAAGGACACCGGCGTGAACAACGCAGGCTCCAAGTCCGCGGCGAACCTGATCAAGCAGTTGATCGATCAGGGCATGATGCCGAAAGGCGCTGACTACGGCGTCATGGAGTCCAAGTTCAACAAGGGCGAAGTGGCCATGATGATCAATGGTCCCTGGGCCTGGGGCAACCTGAAGAAGAGCGGCATAAACTTTGGCGTGGCCACGATTCCTTCCGTCAACGGCGAGCCCGGAAAACCCTTCACTGGCGTCCTGGCGGCGGCGATTAACTCCGCCAGCCCCAACAAAGAACTGGCGATAGAGTTCATTGAGAACTACATGCTGAACCTGAAAGGTCTGAAGATGGTGAACGACGACGTGCCTTTAGGCGCGGTGGCCAACAAGGCCTTCATGAAGGAGCTGTCCGCAGACCCGAATATCGCCGCCACCTTCAAGAACGCGGAAATGGGCGAACCCATGCCGAACGTTCCTGAAATGGGCGCTTTCTGGTCCTCCATGGGACCTGCGCTGCAAAACATCACGTCTGGCAGACAGAGCGTGGATGAGGCGTTGGACATGGCGGCGAAGCGCATCATTCGCTGA
- a CDS encoding alpha-amylase: MARPRVLLPALYLSTLLTACANQPTTGSQASWVSIDGAAPIALHFETPSPDQKLAYGEFEPGQYHLRFGDANSPAGAIKLYRKVNLEPDLHGDYILQIESAGVYQILLNQGDEPHFRVSKRAAPKPAAVQKTNDNVADAGFCAPAIEEQTIQVAPVFKDGEWVRDFYSGRRAQVADGKVRLTPAENSEGLMLLEADTATPQPFTWDNATVYFALTDRFANGRTDNDHSYGRQADGAEEIGTFHGGDFAGLIDKLDYLQSLGVNALWVSPPFEQIHGWVGGGDRGDFRHYGYHGYYILDFTRLDANMGTEAELKSLIAQAHKRGIRVLFDVVMNHPGYATLQDMQDFRFGGLFDGFEQYLPPRWGDWKPSGNENFHGYHANINYDHAKWSDWWGRDWVRAGIYNYDSPPNAGVDPVKGSLAFLPDFKTESDQTVALPAFLRNKADTGARDLPNARVQDYLVSWLTHWVREYGLDGFRVDTVKHVEPASWLALKQEATAALAEYRNQRGAPEGFNAPFWMVGEVFPHDVSKSAYFDAGFDAVINFDFQRKFARQGADCLSNLEPVYRDYAEKLNSDPDFNVMTYISSHDTQLFSTLTQQSPVLQKRVAAALLLAPGAVQIYYGDESLRRFGPTGSDPSQGTRSDMNWADIDSGAVDAILAHWRKLGQFRQRHAAIGAGQHQKLSEAPYAFARTRGADRVIIVSAESRR, encoded by the coding sequence ATGGCCAGACCCCGTGTGCTGTTACCCGCCCTGTATCTATCGACGCTCCTCACCGCTTGCGCCAACCAGCCGACAACCGGGTCTCAGGCAAGCTGGGTTTCTATAGACGGAGCGGCGCCGATAGCGTTGCATTTTGAAACGCCCAGCCCCGATCAGAAGCTGGCCTACGGCGAGTTCGAGCCTGGCCAATACCATTTACGCTTCGGCGACGCCAATTCACCAGCGGGCGCCATCAAGCTGTATCGCAAAGTGAACCTGGAGCCGGATCTGCATGGGGATTACATCCTGCAAATAGAATCCGCCGGCGTCTACCAGATTTTGCTGAATCAGGGGGATGAGCCGCATTTTCGCGTCAGCAAACGCGCCGCGCCCAAGCCGGCCGCTGTGCAAAAGACTAACGACAACGTTGCAGACGCCGGGTTTTGCGCTCCTGCAATTGAAGAACAAACCATTCAGGTCGCGCCAGTTTTCAAGGATGGAGAGTGGGTGCGTGACTTCTACTCCGGTCGACGCGCCCAGGTGGCGGATGGCAAAGTCCGCCTCACACCCGCAGAAAACAGCGAAGGCCTGATGCTACTGGAGGCGGACACGGCGACGCCGCAGCCCTTTACCTGGGACAACGCCACCGTCTATTTCGCTCTCACTGACCGCTTCGCCAATGGGCGTACGGATAACGATCACAGTTACGGACGCCAGGCGGACGGCGCGGAGGAAATCGGAACCTTCCATGGCGGCGACTTCGCCGGACTTATCGACAAACTCGACTACCTGCAATCCCTGGGCGTTAACGCACTTTGGGTGTCGCCGCCCTTCGAGCAGATCCACGGCTGGGTCGGCGGCGGCGATCGCGGCGATTTCCGCCACTATGGCTATCACGGCTACTACATCCTTGATTTCACCCGCCTGGACGCCAACATGGGTACGGAAGCGGAGCTGAAGTCATTGATTGCGCAGGCTCATAAACGAGGCATTCGGGTGTTGTTCGACGTGGTGATGAATCATCCCGGTTACGCCACCCTGCAGGATATGCAGGATTTCCGCTTCGGCGGTCTGTTCGACGGTTTTGAACAATACCTGCCGCCGCGTTGGGGCGACTGGAAGCCCAGCGGCAATGAAAACTTCCACGGCTATCACGCCAACATCAATTACGACCACGCCAAATGGTCGGACTGGTGGGGACGCGACTGGGTGCGTGCGGGTATCTATAACTACGACAGTCCGCCCAACGCCGGCGTCGACCCCGTCAAAGGTTCGCTGGCGTTCCTGCCGGATTTTAAAACCGAGTCCGACCAGACTGTCGCTCTTCCCGCCTTTTTGCGCAACAAAGCCGACACCGGCGCCCGCGATCTTCCCAACGCAAGGGTTCAGGACTATCTGGTCAGTTGGCTCACCCACTGGGTGCGTGAATATGGCCTTGATGGATTTCGGGTAGACACCGTCAAGCATGTAGAGCCAGCGTCCTGGCTGGCGTTAAAGCAGGAGGCGACGGCCGCTTTGGCTGAATACCGTAATCAGCGCGGCGCCCCCGAGGGATTTAACGCCCCTTTCTGGATGGTGGGCGAAGTGTTTCCTCATGACGTCAGCAAGAGCGCCTATTTCGACGCAGGCTTCGACGCAGTGATCAACTTCGACTTTCAACGTAAGTTCGCCCGTCAGGGAGCGGACTGCCTCTCCAATCTGGAGCCGGTATACCGCGATTACGCAGAGAAACTGAACAGCGATCCTGATTTCAATGTCATGACTTACATTTCCTCCCATGACACCCAGCTGTTCAGCACCCTGACCCAGCAGTCGCCTGTCTTGCAAAAGCGCGTCGCCGCCGCTTTGCTGTTAGCTCCAGGAGCCGTGCAGATCTATTACGGCGACGAGAGCCTGCGTCGTTTCGGTCCCACCGGATCCGACCCCAGCCAGGGAACCCGTTCCGACATGAACTGGGCGGATATCGACTCCGGCGCCGTGGACGCAATACTTGCGCATTGGCGCAAGCTTGGTCAGTTCCGTCAACGGCACGCCGCCATTGGCGCGGGCCAGCATCAGAAGCTCAGCGAAGCGCCTTATGCGTTCGCCCGCACGCGCGGCGCTGACCGCGTCATTATCGTCTCCGCAGAAAGCCGGCGTTAA
- a CDS encoding aspartate/glutamate racemase family protein produces MKTLGILGGMSWESTQSYYRLINQGIKNTLGGLHSAKLLLHSFDFADIERLQAQQDWDSLADMLAEAAVSLEHAGAQAILIATNTMHKVAPEVASRLTIPLLHIADAAADELQRNGHKKVALLGTRYTMQLDFYKKRIHDATGIEVITPELAQQEEINRIIYEELCQGELLSSSRDFYYRTIDELAGQGAEGVILGCTEIGLLVSPENCTIPLYDTTDLHCAMAVKWAAA; encoded by the coding sequence ATGAAAACCCTAGGCATTCTGGGCGGAATGAGCTGGGAGTCGACCCAGAGCTATTACCGCCTCATCAACCAGGGAATTAAAAACACCCTGGGCGGTCTGCACTCCGCCAAGCTCCTCCTGCACAGCTTTGATTTCGCCGATATTGAGCGCCTGCAGGCGCAACAGGACTGGGACAGTCTCGCCGACATGCTGGCGGAAGCCGCCGTAAGCTTGGAGCACGCTGGCGCGCAAGCCATATTGATCGCCACCAATACCATGCATAAAGTAGCGCCGGAAGTGGCGAGCCGTCTCACCATACCTCTGCTGCACATAGCCGATGCCGCCGCTGATGAGCTTCAGCGCAACGGCCATAAGAAAGTCGCGCTGCTGGGCACCCGCTACACAATGCAGTTAGATTTCTACAAAAAGCGCATTCATGACGCCACCGGCATTGAAGTAATCACACCGGAATTAGCGCAGCAGGAAGAAATCAACCGCATCATCTATGAAGAACTGTGCCAGGGCGAGCTGCTTTCTTCATCCAGAGACTTCTATTATCGGACCATTGACGAATTGGCCGGCCAGGGCGCGGAAGGCGTGATACTGGGCTGCACCGAAATCGGCTTGCTGGTCAGCCCGGAAAACTGCACCATTCCCCTCTATGACACCACAGACCTGCATTGCGCCATGGCGGTGAAATGGGCCGCCGCATAA
- a CDS encoding YfiM family lipoprotein, with protein MGRRIKPLLALTLTLTLGGCAALRDDPSDWLGKDKIAHFTASAAIAAAAADQLDSGSRSDCGNAALSVGVAMSFGAGKEYYDENYAGKYWSYKDMAVNLLGALTGALAASRCL; from the coding sequence ATGGGCCGCCGCATAAAACCTCTGCTCGCGCTAACGCTGACCTTAACCTTGGGCGGCTGCGCCGCATTACGTGATGATCCCAGTGACTGGCTTGGCAAAGACAAGATTGCTCACTTTACCGCCTCCGCCGCCATCGCCGCTGCGGCGGCCGATCAATTGGACAGCGGCTCGCGCAGCGACTGTGGAAATGCGGCGTTAAGCGTAGGGGTGGCCATGTCATTCGGCGCGGGAAAAGAGTATTACGATGAAAATTATGCGGGGAAATACTGGAGTTACAAAGACATGGCGGTCAACTTGCTAGGCGCCTTGACGGGCGCGCTGGCCGCATCAAGGTGCCTGTAA